A single genomic interval of Chryseobacterium paludis harbors:
- a CDS encoding tetratricopeptide repeat protein translates to MKLTIIILLLLIPPFFLYGQKISDDSLIKKARLEIYDNPDNAIMIGKKLLKEEKDINQSITIYLLLSTANIAKRNFDESLQYILKAKDLAQKTNDLKTQISVLVSVGIQYQQMELFSKSLETLDEADHYLAQLQEDTPEKYIETARSYAIRGMIYKSQSNSEIALEKLLISIQNFEKVKSKKTTYANMSIVYYNIGYCYLNLNQREEAHVAFVQSVNYAEKLNAKSLKAFALKGMAEMFKQNRENEKALDLLVQAENLCKNTGDLILNEGIYKEMSENYLAMGKPDLYQTYNRKYFEMRFKREQSELSSINHSIDNHNKETLKKTQELKDRYKYLTIGIILLGAAVIGIIIYLIIKIRKQNSKYHKEIQSLIRS, encoded by the coding sequence ATGAAGCTCACTATAATCATCCTTTTATTACTGATCCCGCCATTTTTTTTATATGGACAGAAAATTTCTGATGATTCCCTGATCAAAAAAGCACGTCTTGAGATTTATGACAATCCTGACAATGCAATTATGATAGGAAAAAAATTACTAAAAGAAGAAAAGGATATTAATCAATCCATTACCATTTATCTATTATTGTCAACGGCCAATATTGCGAAAAGAAACTTCGACGAATCTTTACAATACATTCTTAAAGCAAAGGATCTGGCTCAAAAAACAAATGATTTAAAAACACAAATCAGTGTACTCGTGTCTGTAGGAATACAGTATCAACAAATGGAACTTTTCAGTAAAAGTCTTGAAACACTTGATGAAGCTGATCATTATTTAGCGCAGCTTCAAGAAGACACTCCTGAAAAATATATTGAAACGGCTAGAAGTTATGCAATCCGGGGAATGATCTATAAAAGTCAGTCCAATTCCGAAATTGCTCTGGAAAAATTACTGATATCTATTCAAAATTTTGAAAAAGTAAAAAGCAAAAAAACAACCTATGCGAATATGAGCATTGTTTATTATAATATTGGATACTGCTATCTTAATTTGAATCAAAGAGAAGAAGCTCATGTAGCATTTGTACAATCTGTAAACTATGCTGAAAAGCTAAATGCAAAAAGTCTTAAAGCCTTTGCTCTAAAAGGTATGGCAGAGATGTTTAAGCAAAATCGCGAAAATGAAAAAGCTTTGGACCTTTTGGTTCAGGCTGAAAATCTTTGTAAAAATACGGGAGACCTTATTCTTAATGAGGGAATCTATAAAGAAATGTCGGAAAACTATCTGGCTATGGGAAAACCCGATCTCTATCAGACCTATAACAGAAAGTATTTTGAGATGCGTTTTAAAAGAGAACAAAGTGAGTTAAGTTCTATTAATCATTCAATTGACAATCACAATAAAGAAACTTTAAAGAAAACCCAGGAACTAAAAGACAGATATAAGTATCTTACAATTGGAATTATCCTGTTAGGAGCTGCTGTTATAGGCATCATTATTTATTTAATCATAAAGATCAGGAAACAGAACAGCAAATACCATAAAGAGATCCAGTCCTTGATCAGATCTTGA